The window CCCCCAGAAAGAGAAGAAAGCTCAGCATCCGCCGGGAGGTCCAATTTTTTTAACACATCGCTAATACGAGAATCCAATAACCATAAATTGCGATTATCAAGTACTTCTTGTAATTCAGCCATTTTATTTAAGTTTTTCTCACTCGGATCTTCTTCCACCAATTTTGCGATGTGATGGTAATCCTTCAGGTATTGCGCTTGCTCCTCAACGCCTTCTGCCACAAAATCAAAAATAGTCCCTTCCACATTACGTGGAGGATCTTGCTGCAAGCGCGCAACCACTAAACCCTGTTCGTAAATAAGCTGACCATCATCCAACGGCTGTTCTTTCGTCAATACACGCATCAGGGTTGATTTACCCGCACCATTTCTACCGACTAAACAGACCCGTTCGTTATCTTCAATATGTATTTCAGTATTATCGAGTAATGGTGCATCACTGAAGGAAAGGTACGCACCTGATAAATTAATTAAAGCCATTGATTGTATCCTTTACTCTGCGTGGCGAATTAACCAGCAGTTATGAATTTGACGATTACGTGCAAAATCTTCAGAAAGCGTTTTCGCAGTGATTTCTTGTGCTTGTAGTCCTAGCGCTGCGATTGCGTCCATATCCATTTTGAAACCGCGTTTGTTGTTTGAGAACATAACTGTTCCGCCGCGGCGTAATAATCGTTTTAAATGTGTAATCAATTGCACATGGTCACGTTGCACATCAAATGTGCCATCCATGCGCTTAGAATTGGAAAATGTTGGCGGATCAATAAAGATCAGATCAAATTGCTCATTGCTGTTTGCCAACCAACTTAAACAATCGGCCTGAATTAAGCGATGTTGACGCCCTGTTAACCCATTCGCTTGTAAGTTTTTCTCAGCCCATTCAAGGTACGTTCGAGACATATCGACGGATGTCGTGCTTTTCGCCCCGCCTAAGCCTGCATGCACCGTTGCCGTACCGGTATAACAAAATAAGTTTAAAAAATCAGCACCTTTGCTCATTTCGCCTAACATGCGACGCGCGATGCGGTGATCTAAAAATAGCCCCGTATCGAGGTAGTCTGTTAGGTTTACCAACATTTTGGCATTGTATTCTTGCACTAAGAAAAAGTCGTTTTTTTGTGCCAACTTTTCGTATTGCTGTTTGCCTTTTTGGCGCTGACGTGTTTTTAACACTAACTGATTTGACGTCAGTTCTAACACATTCATGGTTGCGGTGATCACATCAAATAAACGCTGACGTGCTTTACGTTCATCCACAGTTTTTGGTGGTGCATATTCTTGGATCACCACCTTGTCGCCATAAATATCGACTGCAACATTATACTCAGGTAGATCAGCGTCATAAACACGATAGCTTTCAATACCCTGCTGCTTTGCCCACTTAGTTAGTTTTTTCAAGTTCTTACGTAAGCGGTTAGCAAAGTCTGGGGAAATTTCTGCAACAGTTTCAGAAGGGGTAGCGGCTAATTGGTAATTTTTTTGTACGCAATCTAATGGGCCGTTTTTCGCTTTAAACTCACGCTCTGAACGTAATTGTAAGCAGCTCAATAATTCAGGTGACGCGCTGAAAATCGACAAACGCCAGCCTGGAAAGCGCGTTTTAACCACGCGCCCTAATTGGCTATGCAGCGCAATTAATGCCGGTTCACTCTCTAAACGTTCACCATATGGCGGGTTACTGATAATAGTCCCTACCGTATCTGTTTTAACTGGGTTTTCCAACGCAGCCGCGTCACCTTGGCTAAATGTAATCACATCTTGTAGGCCTGCGCGACGCGCATTGGCACGAGCCATTTCCAACACACGTTTATCGATATCGAAACCATAAAACCGTGATGTGTTCTCTTTTAAGCCTTGGCGAAAACGCACTTGTGCCTCAGTGGTTAACTCTCGCCATAATTCAGCATTAAATTTCGACCATGCATAAAAGCCCCAATGGTTGCGATGTAACCCTGGCGCTTTATCTGTTGCCATCATAGCGGCTTCAATTAATAACGTCCCCGAACCACACATTGGGTCAACTAATGGGGTTCCTTGCTGCCAACCTGAACGGTTAATAATTGCAGCGGCTAACGTTTCTTTTAATGGCGCTTGCCCCGCTAAATCACGGTAGCCACGAATATGCAGCGGATCGCCACTTAAATCTAACGCAACACTGACTTTTTCTTTATTTAGGTACACATTGATGCGAATATCCGCCTGTTGACGTGCAACATTTGGGCGCTGATCTAATTTGCGCACAAAGCTGTCGACAATCGCGTCTTTCACTTTTAAGGCACCGTATTGGCTGTTACGAATTTCGTCATTGGTGCCTGTAAAATGCACAACAAACGTATCATTAACAGAAAAAATTTCAGACCAGTCAATTGCCTGTACACCAAGGTATAAGTCTAGGTCGCTGTACACATCAAAATCATTCAATGGCAATAAAATACGCGACGCCAGCCGACTCCACAGTAAACTTTGGTACATGACCCGTTCATCGGCCTGAAAATAGACGCCCCCTTGGGTCACTTTACACTGACTAGCACCAAGTGCTTCCAGTTCCGTTTTCAGTAGTTCTTCTAGGCCACGAGCTGTGCTGGCAAACAGAAAATTCATAGTATTTATTACCGATTTCGATGAAAAATTGTTGCGCATTATAGCTAATCTTATGCAGTTGTCATAAAGTTGCTGCGCACAATTATAAGGATTAAAAAATGATCACGCTTTCGCGCCTTTATACACACCCAGTAAAATCCATGAGAGGGGTGCGTTTATCTCATGCCTTCGCTGACATTAGCGGTTTGACTTTTGATCGTAATTTTATGGTAACCACGCTGGAAGGTAAATTTATTACGGCGAGAAAATACCCACAAATGTTATTATTTACACCGGTTATGCTCAATAACGGTCTTTACCTCAGAGCGCCCAATGGTGAAAGTGCAACAGTATTGTATCAGGACTTTGACGATAAGCAGAGCCCTACTGAAGTTTGGGGTAATCATTTTCATGCACTTATTGCACCAGATGCAATAAACCGTTGGTTAAGTACCTTTTTTGATGAGCCAGTTCAATTACGTTGGTTGAGTCCACAACTTTCTCGCCGCGTTAAAGGGCACCAGGATGTGCCGATGTCTTTCGCTGATGGTTACCCTTTTCTCTTAATTAATGAAGCTTCCGTTCAAGAACTGCAACGCCGTTGCCCTGCTGGTATTAAATTAGAGCAATTTCGTGGAAACTTAATTATTACGGGTGCAAAACCCTTTGAAGAAGACACATGGAAAACCATTCAAATTGGTGAGGTGATTTTTACTTTAGATAAGCCTTGTAGCCGCTGTATTCTTACAACGGTGAGCCCAGAAAAAGGCATTAAACATCCGAATAGCGAACCCTTAGCGACACTACAAACTTTTCGTTCAGATGAAAAAGGCGATGTCGATTTTGGGCAAAATATGATCATCCAAAACACGGGGATCGTTCGTGTTGGTGACATATTAACCGTGTTAGAAACGAAACCAGCCAAGCAATATTTAACTCAAGAAAGAGACAATGATCTTTCAGGGCAAAATGTACAATCTCAAATTAATAAAGTCAGCTTAGTTTTCGACGAAATCGAATACGAAGGCGATAACCAGAATGTGATCTTAGAGCAACTGGAATTACACGGTTTAAATATTCCCTATTCGTGTCGAGCAGGAATTTGTGGCCGATGTAAAATTAAATTAGTGTCTGGTGAAGTGACGCCATTAAAACAAAGTGCGGTTAGCGAAAATGGCTATATATTAGCTTGTAGCTGCATCCCTAAAACGGCGCTAAAATTGGCATTTAAGTAAAATTTAATTTTTGAACATTTAACACCATCAACAATGTTTTAATGATGATGGTGTTAACATTCTAATAACCGAATTAATCATTATACTGAGAAAGATAATTTTATTTATTCGTTTTTAGATATGATCATTGATGATCAATCAAACCACATTTCCATATAACTGCCGTTTGGCTTTAGATGAATATTCAAGCATACGATCATTCATGATCTTAATTGGATCGCAAAATCTTAAAATACGATCTGGTAATTCCAATACAGGTTCTGCCAATAAACACAAACTGGCACATGAACCCGCTTCTGCAATAATAAACGTAAAATAGTGATGACTATTCTCTAAACAAACTTGAATAATCTGCCCTTGTTTTGGCGTATTAATCGCATGGAATGTAGTGAAATACCAACTTTTAGGCATCTGCGGTTTTAAAAAACGATGAGCAACAAGGCAATTAAGCACTAATTCAGCCCTTTCCTCTTGCGTTATATTTAATCGTTTAGCTTGCTCATCAAATAAATAAAATTCCCCAGCATCCTCGATACTAAATGGCATTTCATTACGGGCAAATACCGTCAGCATTTTAGCTGGAAAACATGAACGAAATATCATGCCGTTGGCGAGATCTAGCATCACTCTGTCATGGTCATGATCAAAATACCAACGCCAATGATCATCTGGTTTAATATTCATAAACGGATCCTTCAGCGATTTACCGGTAAATATATATAAGAACGATCATCTATATGATCCTTCCTAAATTTACTCTAAAGCTGACTTTTATACCCCCAATTATTCGCCTTACAGATAACCGAATAATGCCATTATCAAATAACAAATTCGCTGAAGATTGAAATAAAATTGATATAAAAATAGCCACTATTAGCAATATAGTTTAAAAGGGGGCATAAAGAAACCCCCTTGTTAAGTAAATTTACAATTTACTAGATATGATTGACAATATCTTTAATTAATTTTGGGCCATGATAAATAAAACCAGAGTAAATTTGAATTAATGAAGCACCTGCTTGCATTTTTTCACGCGCTGCTGTTAATGAATCAATTCCACCCACACCAATAATCGGAAGCTTACCATTTAATTCGCGAGAAATAAGTTTAATCACTTGAGTACTTTTTAATTGAACAGGACGTCCACTGAGTCCGCCCATTTCATTGCAGTGATCTAACCCTTGAACCAGAGAGCGATCTAGTGTGGTATTCGTTGCGATAACACCATCGATATTATGTCTCACTAGGCTATCTGTCACTTGAATAATTTCTTCTTCAGATAAATCGGGCGCAACTTTAACAGCCACTGGAACATATTTATTGTGTAACGATTGTAGTTCTAATTGCTTTGCTTTTATACCACTTAATAAATCATCCAGTGCTTCACCATATTGCAATGAACGCAAACCCGGTGTATTTGGTGATGAGATATTAATGGCAATATAGCCTGCATGTGCATACACCTTATCCATGCAAATAAGGTAATCATCTTTACCATGCTCTACAGGGGTATCTTTATTTTTACCAATATTAATTCCAATGATACCGCCATAATTGGATTTTTTGACATTCTCAACAAGGTTATCGACACCCTTATTATTAAAACCCATGCGGTTAATGATCCCTTCCGCTGCAACTAAGCGAAAAAGTCTTGGCTTATCATTTCCTGGCTGAGGACGTGGTGTTACAGTACCAATTTCAACAAACCCAAACCCCATTGCACCAAACGCATCAATACATTCACCGTCTTTATCCAATCCCGCAGCTAACCCAAGTGGATTTTTAAAAGAAAGTCCCATACATTGGGTTGGTTTAATGGCGATAGATTGGCGAATAAGACATTGAAAAGGTGAATGGTTTAAACGTTGAAGCTGGCGAAAAGTGATTTCATGCGCTTTTTCGGGGTCGAACTGGAATAGTGCCTTGCGGGCAAGGTGATATAACATATCCAATAACCTATATTCTGCTAGTGCGTTTCAATAAAATAGACATTATGTCGCACGCCAAAACCCTCGCCAAAGACTGATTATCGAGTTTTCACGGTGCGGACTATTTTTCGTCGGATAAAACGCGCTATAGATTACCCTAATTAGGGGCAACTTTACTATGAAAAAAATCAAAAAATTAAAGGGGGAAGATAGTTAATCTTCCCCCTCAGACTGCTGACAAACATAACATGTTTGACAGCAAGTTGGATAGGTTTTGAAAATAAACAAGGAAAATCAATATATTGATTTTCGCCTGATAACACAAAGTGGGAAAAACCACGCTTTTTCCCACTTTGTCAACAACCTCAGGGGGAAGATAGTTAATCTTACCCCTTTAGATCTAAACTAAAATCGCTATTTTTACTTTCCTAAGAACTTTTGAGCGTTGTTGATTATCTCATCATATAAAAATAGCGTATGTCTTAGCGATTAGCTTTCTAATGCTTTAGTGATTTTTTCAAATAAATCACCCGAAAGGTTGTCTAACGCTTTCAATTGTTCAAGCACCTTACGCATCTGGGCTTGACGCTTTTCATCATAACGTTTTAAACGGATGAGTGGTTCAATTAAGCGAGAAGCGACCTGTGGATTGCGTGTATTCAGATCCACCAGAATTTCATACAGGAACTGATAACCGCTGCTGTCCTCTGCGTGGAAGTTAACTGGGTTGCCTGCGGTAAATGCTCCAACTAACGAGCGAACACGGTTCGGGTTACTCATACTGAATGAACGGTGATTTAACAACTGACGCACTTTCGATAACGTGCCTTTTGCAGGGCTTGAACCTTGCAATGTAAACCACTTATCCATCACCAAGCCATCATGGTGCCAACGTTCGTCAAAATCAGCCATCAATTGAGCATGGCAAGGTAATTGGGCCTCATTAGCTGCCGTTAATGCCGCCAGCGAATCGGTCATATTGTCTGCATTTTTATACTGCTCTTCGACCAGTTTATTCGCCATCGCAACATCATCATTCGACGCTAAATATTGCAAACAGACGTTACGTAACGACCGTTTCGCAATGTCTTGATGATCGACACGGTAACCGTCAATATTAATCGAACGGTATACAGCCAAGAATTCATCAGACATTTCATTGGCTAATCGATGATGAATAAAATTAACCACTTCATGGATGGCAACAGGATCGATTACTGTAAATAGTTCAGCAATTTCATTTTCTGATGGAAGCGTTAAGATCAATGCCGCTAACGCAGGATCGACTGACTCACTCAATAAAACTGCACGAAAAGCATCAATCACAGACTCGGGTAAAATAAGTGCTTCACCTTTTTGGTACTTAGTCACATTGATTTTTGCGTAGTTATTAATCAGTTGTTGCGCCGCATCCCAACGTGAAAATTCATTACTCGCATGCTGCATCAAGAACGCTAATTGTTCATCGGTATAGTGATAATCTAATTTAACCGGTGCTGAAAACTCGCGTAATAATGAGGGCACTGGCTGGCTTGGGACTTCATCAAATACAAAGGATTGCGTTTCTTGGGTAACATTAAGCACAGAATTCACTGCACTACCATCACGTTTTAATGGAATGACCGCCCCTTCCTCATCATATAGCTCAATATCCAGTGGAATATGCAGAGCATGTTTTTCGGTTTGATCTAACGTTGGGGGCGTCATTTGGCTAACATGCAGTGTATATTGCTGTTTCTCAGGCGAATATTCATCACGAACGGTTAATACTGGCGTCCCCGATTGGCTATACCAGCGACGGAATAAAGACAGATCGACATTTGAGGCATCTTCCATTGCTTGTACAAAATCATCACAAGTCGCTGCACTACCATCATGGCGATGAATATACAGTTGCATACCCGCTTGGAACATTTCTTCGCCCAGTAACGTGTGGATCATGCGAATAACTTCAGATCCTTTTTCGTAGACTGTTAATGTATAGAAATTGTTCATTTCTATCACTTTTTCAGGGCGGATTGGGTGCGCCATTGGGCTTGCATCTTCAGCAAACTGTGCCGCACGCATGACTTTAACGTTATTAATGCGGTTCACTGAACGGGAGCCTAAATCGGAGCTAAATTCTTGATCTCGGAAAACGGTTAGCCCCTCTTTTAAGCTTAATTGGAACCAGTCACGACAAGTAATACGGTTACCTGTCCAGTTATGGAAATATTCATGACCAATCACAGATTCGATATTTAGGTAGTCTTTATCTGTTGCCGTTTCACTTTTCGCTAAAACATACTTGGAGTTAAAAACGTTCAAACCTTTATTTTCCATTGCGCCCATATTAAAGAAATCAACGGCGACAATCATATATATATCAAGGTCATACTCTAAACCAAAGCGATCTTCATCCCATTTCATGGCGTTTTTAAGCGATTGCATCGCCCATGGGGCACGGTCTAAATTACCTTTATCAACAAACAGTTCTAATGCGACTTCACGACCACTGCGGGTGACAAAAGTATCTTTTAATACATCAAAATCACCTGCGACTAATGCAAATAAATAACTGGGTTTTGGGAATGGGTCTTCCCACTTAACCCAATGGCGACCATTTTCTAATTCGCCTTCTGCAATACGGTTACCATTTGATAAAAGATAAGGATAACGTGTTTTATCTGCTGTAATAGTTGTCGTATAACGTGCTAATACATCTGGGCGGTCTTGATAAAAGGTAATATGACGAAAGCCTTCAGCCTCACATTGCGTACATAACGCCTCTCCCGATACATACAAGCCTTCTAACGCGGTATTTTTTTCAGGGCTAATTTCATTCACAATACGCAGCGTAAAAGCTTCAGGTAATGATTTGATAATCAATTTACCTTCAGATTGTTGATAATCGCTCCACGCCTTACCCTCAATTTCAATACTCACCAATGATAAATCTTCACCATGCAGTTCAAGAGTGGAAGATTGTGGGTTAATACGCTTTACCTTACTCACTGCGGTTACCACTGTCTTAACAGGATCAAGGTTAAAATCGAGGTCAATCTCTGTAATCGTATAATCAGGTGCTTGATAATCCTGACGATATTTCGCTTGTCTTAACTGGGTCATAAGTAACCTTTTAATTCGTTATATTCGATATCGCACTACTTTGCTGCTTTATACAATACTATAAGACACCGTAATGTGAACGGATTTGAGAAACATTTTCATCAGAAGAAGTTATCTATTTCTTAGTCAATGTTACTTTCTTAAAGTTAATAGTGGCTATTTTGTTACAAAATCGTTTGTTTGTTGGTGCTATAGTACTATCAAATATTTCACGACATGTTAGTATCATTTCGTGATTAATCGTTTTGTATCTAAAACATTAGTCATTCTAGCTTCAAAATGGGTTTTCTTGGTATAACAGCTTTACGCAAAAGCAAATGAGCACATTAAGCTGAATATATCCCACCAATACAAACTGGTAGAATAACGCTTCTATCTTTCGTCAAAGTGGGTATACTTTTGCAACTTTAACGATTTAGCAAATTAGCTAATTAAGTAGATAAGCTCCGCGAGGATGTCTGCGCGCCATGAATTTAGACGCTACACCGATTATTACATCACTGCTCGATACCGATGCTTACAAGCTTCATATGCAGCAGGCAGTTTTCCACCGATACTACCAAGTACCGGTTGTTGCTGAGTTCCGCTGTCGTAGCAGTGAACTCCTAGGCGTCTACGCCGATAAAATTAGGCAACAAGTTCAGTTGATGGAACATTTGTCCCTCACCGACGATGAATTTACATTTCTACGCCGCTTGCCTTTTTTCCAAGAAGACTACCTCTCTTGGCTAAAAACATTCCGTTTTAAACCTGAACAAGTCACTGTTTCTTCTAATGAGGATGGACAACTTGCCATTCGCATTAGTGGCCCGTGGCGCGAAGTGATCATGTGGGAAGTCCCACTCCTCGCCCTTGTCAGTGAAATTGTCCAACGAGATAGACACCCCGAAATCACGCCAGATGACGCGGTTAGCCAACTCAAAAAACTGTTAACTATTTTCTATGCTCAAGCCAACGAGAACCAATTAGACTTGTCTGGCTTTAAATTAATGGATTTTGGTACTCGCCGCCGCTTCTCTTACACGGTGCAATCAGCCATTGTTTCCATGTTGAAAAAAGAGTTTCCTTATCTTATTGGCACCAGTAACTACAAACTGGCCCATGAGCTTGATTTAATCCCTGTAGGTACACAAGCACACGAATGGTTCCAAGCGCACCAACAAATTAGCCCTGAGTTAGCCAATAGCCAACGGGAGGCTCTGCAAAGCTGGTTAGATGAATATCCAAATCATCTGGGTATTGCGTTAACGGACTGTATCACCATGGATGCCTTCTTGCGCGACTTTGATATTGATTTTGCGAAGCGCTACCAAGGATTGCGCCACGATTCGGGCGATCCGATCGAATGGGGTGAAAAAGCCATTGCTCACTACCAAAAATTAGGTATTGATCCAATGAGCAAAACACTGGTGTTTTCCGATAGCTTAGACCTACAAAAAGCGCTCGACTTATACCGCTATTTCCATCAACGGATCAACCTTGTGTTTGGCATTGGCACACGGCTAACCTGCAATATTCCTCATGTTACGCCGCTGAATATTGTGATCAAACTGGTCGAATGCAACGGCAAACCTGTCGCTAAGCTCTCTGATAGCCCAGGCAAAACCATTTGTGAGGACGATGAGTTCGTTAACCAACTCAGAAAAGCCTTTGACCTCCCTAAAATGGAAAAAGCCAGCTAATCCCCACCCGATTTCCATCGCTCTGCAGAAGAATATGCACTTTTTTTGTGCAGAGCTTTAAAACCCTCTTTTTCTTTTATTCACTTACTATTACTATAGTTTTTAAGCTCTAGGATCATCGTTCGATTCCACTGAAATTATTTATCGCGATTTTTTACTTGTTTCCTAACAAATGGCAAGTAACATAGAGCGTTGGCCCCTGAAATATGGGATTTCGTAAGTATATCCCTACTTAACTATTTTTACCGTCATACACGCCTTGTTTTGCACCTCAATAATAAAGAAAGCTGCAATACAATGAACGAAATGGTTTTAATACAATTTGAATGGCATCCTAAATAATTCGAGTTTAGGAAGGCGGCAAGCAATTGAGCCCTAGGAGCATACACAAGTATGTGACTAGGGTCGGTTTGTGAAGCCAACGCATCTTCGGCTCGAAGTATGACGGATTGAGATAGTCAAAGTAGATATTGTTAAATTTGAAGAGAGTGAATTATATGATAGTAGCGCCTGTAGTCGACGTACTGCAAGGCCGTGTGGCGGTAGGCTCTGAAGTCACCGTTCAAGGCTGGGTACGTACAAGGAGAGATTCAAATGCGGGTTTTTCTTTCCTCGCCGTATATGACGGCTCATGCTTTAATCCGTTACAGGCTATCATTAATAATAATTTACAAAATTATAATGACGAAGTCCTGCATCTCACTACGGGTTGTTCCGTTGAAGTCACCGGGACGGTAAAAGAGTCTCCAGGTCAAGGTCAATCATTTGAATTAGAAGCCAGCGCAGTCAAAGTCGTTGGTTGGGTTGAAGATCCTGACACCTACCCAATGGCGGCAAAACGCCATAGCGTTGAATTTTTACGTGAAGCGGCCCACTTGCGCCCACGCACTAACTTAATTGGTGCTGTTGCCCGTGTTCGCCACACCTTAGCACAATCTATCCATCGCTTCTTTGATGAGCAAGGTTACTTCTGGGTTTCAACGCCAATCATTACTGCTTCCGATACCGAAGGCGCCGGAGAAATGTTCCGTGTCTCCACTCTGGATTACAACAACTTACCGCGTAATGATAAAGGGGAAGTGGATTTCAGCGAGGATTTCTTTGGTCGCGAAGCATTTTTAACCGTTTCAGGGCAGCTAAATGGTGAAGCCTACGCAACGGCACTGAGCAAAGTGTATACCTTTGGGCCAACATTCCGCGCTGAAAACTCTAACACCAGCCGTCACTTGGCGGAATTCTGGATGGTTGAGCCTGAAGTGGCGTTTGCAAACTTAGATGATGTGGCAGGCCTTGCCGAAAAAATGCTGAAATTTGCATTTAAAGCAGCACTGACGGAACGCCGTGATGATTTAGAGTTCTTTGCACAACGGGTTGATAAAGACGTTATCACCCGCTTAGAAAGCTTTATTAACTCTGATTTCGCGCAAGTTGACTATACGGATGCCATTAAAATCCTTGAAACTTGTGGTCAGAAATTCGAAAACCCGGTTTACTGGGGAGTCGATATGTCATCTGAACATGAGCGTTATTTAGCAGAGCAACACTTTAAAGCACCGGTCGTGGTGAAAAACTACCCGAAAGATATCAAAGCCTTCTATATGCGCCTCAATGAGGACGGTAAAACGGTTGCTGCAATGGATGTTCTCGCACCGGGTATTGGTGAAATCATCGGGGGCTCACAGCGTGAAGAGCGTCTGGATATGCTAGATGCTCGCCTTGAAGAAATGGGAATGAATAAAGAAGATTACTGGTGGTACCGTGATCTGCGCCGTTACGGCACTGTGCCTCACTCAGGTTTCGGCCTTGGTTTTGAGCGCCTAGTTGCCTATGTAACAGGTGTTAGTAACGTGCGTGAAGTGATACCATTCCCTCGTACACCAAGAAACGCAGCCTTCTAATTTCTGCGTGTTTATATTTATTCACGAGCCTGCGAATGTTGGCTCGTGATTTTTAGCCCTGAAATACTTTCACTTTATAACTATCCCATTTCGTTACATTAATTGCAGACATTTGATAAACAGATCACACTTTTTTACGTTATTGCCTTATAATTTCCCGTTATATTGCATCTACATTGATATTGTTAAGAATAATCTGCTTTTTTGCTTCGTTTTTGTTTTTTGCCATCCCAAAATCGTCAAACAAATTGATCTAAGTTGCTCAAAAAAAGCTCAAATTGCCTCTCAAAAAAGTTCCCTAAATTTTGTAATATTTTTTAAACTGGTACGATGAGTGTTTATTTTTTACTCTATTTTTTACATTTTGAAACATCTAGTTACCATTTGTTTCAGAATCTTTGATTTTGTAGCACTTTGAGGGTAGATAAATTTATTTAGCAATGGAACACTGGTCGCCGACATAGACGACACTAATCTCTCATAAATAGTTCCAATTATTTTTGCGAATTATTTTTGGCAGTGGCAGGTGTCCGAATAACACCAATGAGGGTAATAATAATGATGAAACGCAATATTCTTGCAATGGTTATCCCAGCTCTGTTAGCTGCTGGTGCAGCAAACGCAGCTGAAGTCTACAACAAAGACGGCAACAAGTTAGACGTTTACGGTAAAGTT of the Providencia rettgeri genome contains:
- the rlmKL gene encoding bifunctional 23S rRNA (guanine(2069)-N(7))-methyltransferase RlmK/23S rRNA (guanine(2445)-N(2))-methyltransferase RlmL; the encoded protein is MNFLFASTARGLEELLKTELEALGASQCKVTQGGVYFQADERVMYQSLLWSRLASRILLPLNDFDVYSDLDLYLGVQAIDWSEIFSVNDTFVVHFTGTNDEIRNSQYGALKVKDAIVDSFVRKLDQRPNVARQQADIRINVYLNKEKVSVALDLSGDPLHIRGYRDLAGQAPLKETLAAAIINRSGWQQGTPLVDPMCGSGTLLIEAAMMATDKAPGLHRNHWGFYAWSKFNAELWRELTTEAQVRFRQGLKENTSRFYGFDIDKRVLEMARANARRAGLQDVITFSQGDAAALENPVKTDTVGTIISNPPYGERLESEPALIALHSQLGRVVKTRFPGWRLSIFSASPELLSCLQLRSEREFKAKNGPLDCVQKNYQLAATPSETVAEISPDFANRLRKNLKKLTKWAKQQGIESYRVYDADLPEYNVAVDIYGDKVVIQEYAPPKTVDERKARQRLFDVITATMNVLELTSNQLVLKTRQRQKGKQQYEKLAQKNDFFLVQEYNAKMLVNLTDYLDTGLFLDHRIARRMLGEMSKGADFLNLFCYTGTATVHAGLGGAKSTTSVDMSRTYLEWAEKNLQANGLTGRQHRLIQADCLSWLANSNEQFDLIFIDPPTFSNSKRMDGTFDVQRDHVQLITHLKRLLRRGGTVMFSNNKRGFKMDMDAIAALGLQAQEITAKTLSEDFARNRQIHNCWLIRHAE
- a CDS encoding YcbX family protein, producing MITLSRLYTHPVKSMRGVRLSHAFADISGLTFDRNFMVTTLEGKFITARKYPQMLLFTPVMLNNGLYLRAPNGESATVLYQDFDDKQSPTEVWGNHFHALIAPDAINRWLSTFFDEPVQLRWLSPQLSRRVKGHQDVPMSFADGYPFLLINEASVQELQRRCPAGIKLEQFRGNLIITGAKPFEEDTWKTIQIGEVIFTLDKPCSRCILTTVSPEKGIKHPNSEPLATLQTFRSDEKGDVDFGQNMIIQNTGIVRVGDILTVLETKPAKQYLTQERDNDLSGQNVQSQINKVSLVFDEIEYEGDNQNVILEQLELHGLNIPYSCRAGICGRCKIKLVSGEVTPLKQSAVSENGYILACSCIPKTALKLAFK
- a CDS encoding cell division protein ZapC, whose product is MNIKPDDHWRWYFDHDHDRVMLDLANGMIFRSCFPAKMLTVFARNEMPFSIEDAGEFYLFDEQAKRLNITQEERAELVLNCLVAHRFLKPQMPKSWYFTTFHAINTPKQGQIIQVCLENSHHYFTFIIAEAGSCASLCLLAEPVLELPDRILRFCDPIKIMNDRMLEYSSKAKRQLYGNVV
- the pyrD gene encoding quinone-dependent dihydroorotate dehydrogenase; translation: MLYHLARKALFQFDPEKAHEITFRQLQRLNHSPFQCLIRQSIAIKPTQCMGLSFKNPLGLAAGLDKDGECIDAFGAMGFGFVEIGTVTPRPQPGNDKPRLFRLVAAEGIINRMGFNNKGVDNLVENVKKSNYGGIIGINIGKNKDTPVEHGKDDYLICMDKVYAHAGYIAINISSPNTPGLRSLQYGEALDDLLSGIKAKQLELQSLHNKYVPVAVKVAPDLSEEEIIQVTDSLVRHNIDGVIATNTTLDRSLVQGLDHCNEMGGLSGRPVQLKSTQVIKLISRELNGKLPIIGVGGIDSLTAAREKMQAGASLIQIYSGFIYHGPKLIKDIVNHI
- the pepN gene encoding aminopeptidase N; this translates as MTQLRQAKYRQDYQAPDYTITEIDLDFNLDPVKTVVTAVSKVKRINPQSSTLELHGEDLSLVSIEIEGKAWSDYQQSEGKLIIKSLPEAFTLRIVNEISPEKNTALEGLYVSGEALCTQCEAEGFRHITFYQDRPDVLARYTTTITADKTRYPYLLSNGNRIAEGELENGRHWVKWEDPFPKPSYLFALVAGDFDVLKDTFVTRSGREVALELFVDKGNLDRAPWAMQSLKNAMKWDEDRFGLEYDLDIYMIVAVDFFNMGAMENKGLNVFNSKYVLAKSETATDKDYLNIESVIGHEYFHNWTGNRITCRDWFQLSLKEGLTVFRDQEFSSDLGSRSVNRINNVKVMRAAQFAEDASPMAHPIRPEKVIEMNNFYTLTVYEKGSEVIRMIHTLLGEEMFQAGMQLYIHRHDGSAATCDDFVQAMEDASNVDLSLFRRWYSQSGTPVLTVRDEYSPEKQQYTLHVSQMTPPTLDQTEKHALHIPLDIELYDEEGAVIPLKRDGSAVNSVLNVTQETQSFVFDEVPSQPVPSLLREFSAPVKLDYHYTDEQLAFLMQHASNEFSRWDAAQQLINNYAKINVTKYQKGEALILPESVIDAFRAVLLSESVDPALAALILTLPSENEIAELFTVIDPVAIHEVVNFIHHRLANEMSDEFLAVYRSINIDGYRVDHQDIAKRSLRNVCLQYLASNDDVAMANKLVEEQYKNADNMTDSLAALTAANEAQLPCHAQLMADFDERWHHDGLVMDKWFTLQGSSPAKGTLSKVRQLLNHRSFSMSNPNRVRSLVGAFTAGNPVNFHAEDSSGYQFLYEILVDLNTRNPQVASRLIEPLIRLKRYDEKRQAQMRKVLEQLKALDNLSGDLFEKITKALES